A window of Streptomyces sp. SAI-127 contains these coding sequences:
- a CDS encoding XRE family transcriptional regulator — translation MTSHPPEVPQTEIPHGGTAFGVMLRSLRRTARLTLEDLSGASGVSVRALGDLERGRSRGPQRRTVDALAAALRLDTEQRERLQRLADAGRERGGPPAPPYLLRTVPDFTGREPELAELESLATGTRTRAVVLFGPGGQGKTTLAAETLRRLSGSFPDGSVCVQLHGMSDSPLPAAEALVLLLVALGHPPDRIPVDPVAREAVYRATLATRRALVVLDDAADETQTRPLLPDAEGSFVLVTSRRPLAGLEGVRRIRLGGLSGGESATLLERILGAPRTDGQSEAITRLTELCGHLPLALRIVGNRLSSRPSWTPARLVGHLADEERRLSGLVAGDLAVRGALALSYGQLTEPHRLLLRRLSLIPGHDTGPDLAAVLTGDDPLTTGDALDVLVDRGLLEEIAPGRYALHDLVRLFARERLDGEEPESAAREVQLRLADWLLRSASAAGRMFEAPGAPEPWAGEPAASVPESAADAEEWLIAERSHWAGALPLMSAAGRHAEILHTSRTLYWFSDRWPQWPEWQTLFSYGARSAAAVGDRAAEAHQLNCLAWAHGVGASQYERAEQLARRALELAIETGDEGQQAWAWSYITGARLSLERPAEAAEAAAKAIRLFESVGDNAGKAVSQRVLGKALRESGRAEEALALHRALLDTSAGDVPGLTEFVQTLLRHEIANDLLALERWPEAVAAYRTVTTPLARGDLDRFQAQALTGLATALRHCGELPEAREHLTRAHELFTAAGDTASAAETATTIERLG, via the coding sequence ATGACCAGTCACCCTCCTGAAGTCCCGCAGACCGAGATCCCGCACGGCGGCACCGCCTTCGGCGTCATGCTGCGCTCCCTGCGCCGGACCGCCCGGCTCACCCTGGAGGACCTGTCCGGGGCGTCCGGGGTCAGCGTCCGCGCCCTCGGCGACCTGGAGCGCGGCCGCAGCCGGGGACCACAGCGCCGTACGGTCGACGCGCTCGCCGCCGCCCTCCGGCTCGACACCGAGCAGCGCGAGCGCCTCCAGCGGCTTGCCGACGCCGGCCGGGAACGCGGGGGCCCGCCGGCCCCGCCGTATCTCCTGCGCACCGTCCCGGACTTCACCGGCCGGGAGCCGGAGCTCGCGGAGCTGGAGTCCCTGGCCACCGGCACGCGTACGCGTGCCGTGGTGCTCTTCGGGCCGGGCGGACAGGGCAAGACCACGCTCGCCGCGGAAACGCTACGACGCCTGTCCGGCTCCTTCCCGGACGGCAGCGTCTGCGTCCAGCTGCACGGCATGAGCGACTCCCCGCTGCCGGCCGCCGAGGCGCTGGTCCTCCTGCTCGTGGCGCTCGGCCACCCGCCCGACCGGATCCCGGTCGACCCGGTGGCCCGGGAGGCCGTCTACCGGGCCACGCTCGCGACCCGGCGGGCGCTGGTCGTCCTCGACGACGCGGCCGACGAGACCCAGACCAGGCCGCTGCTGCCGGACGCCGAGGGCAGTTTCGTGCTGGTCACCAGCAGACGGCCGCTGGCCGGTCTCGAAGGCGTACGCCGGATCAGGCTCGGCGGGCTCAGCGGCGGGGAGTCGGCGACCCTCCTGGAGCGGATCCTCGGCGCCCCGCGCACCGACGGGCAGTCCGAGGCGATCACCCGGCTGACCGAGCTGTGCGGACACCTCCCGCTGGCCCTGCGCATCGTCGGCAACCGCCTCTCCAGCCGCCCGAGCTGGACCCCGGCCCGCCTGGTGGGCCACCTCGCGGACGAGGAACGCCGGTTGAGCGGACTGGTCGCGGGCGACCTCGCCGTACGCGGCGCCCTCGCCCTCTCCTACGGCCAACTCACCGAACCGCACCGGCTGCTGCTGCGCCGGCTCTCGCTCATCCCCGGCCATGACACCGGCCCCGACCTCGCCGCCGTCCTGACCGGCGACGACCCGCTCACCACCGGGGACGCTCTCGACGTCCTGGTCGACCGGGGCCTGCTGGAGGAGATCGCACCCGGCCGGTACGCCCTCCATGATCTCGTGCGGCTCTTCGCTCGCGAGCGACTCGACGGCGAGGAGCCCGAGTCGGCGGCCCGGGAAGTCCAACTGCGCCTGGCGGATTGGTTGTTGCGGTCGGCCTCGGCGGCGGGCCGGATGTTCGAGGCGCCGGGCGCGCCGGAGCCGTGGGCGGGCGAACCCGCCGCCTCCGTCCCGGAGTCCGCCGCGGATGCGGAGGAGTGGCTGATCGCCGAACGCTCCCACTGGGCGGGCGCCCTGCCCCTGATGTCCGCGGCGGGCCGGCACGCGGAGATCCTGCACACCTCACGCACCCTGTACTGGTTCTCCGACCGCTGGCCCCAGTGGCCCGAGTGGCAAACCCTCTTCTCGTACGGCGCCCGGTCCGCGGCCGCCGTGGGGGACCGGGCGGCCGAGGCCCACCAGCTGAACTGCCTCGCCTGGGCCCACGGGGTCGGCGCGTCCCAGTACGAACGGGCCGAACAACTCGCCCGCAGGGCCCTGGAGTTGGCGATCGAGACCGGTGACGAGGGCCAGCAGGCCTGGGCGTGGTCGTACATCACCGGGGCCCGGCTGAGCCTGGAGCGGCCCGCGGAGGCCGCGGAGGCCGCCGCGAAGGCCATCCGGCTCTTCGAGTCCGTCGGCGACAACGCCGGGAAGGCGGTCTCCCAGCGGGTCCTCGGCAAGGCGCTGCGCGAATCCGGCCGTGCCGAGGAGGCGCTGGCCCTGCACCGGGCCCTGCTCGACACCTCCGCCGGGGATGTCCCCGGCCTGACCGAGTTCGTCCAGACCCTGCTCCGCCACGAGATCGCGAACGACCTGCTGGCCCTCGAACGATGGCCCGAGGCGGTGGCGGCCTACCGCACCGTCACCACGCCCCTCGCCCGCGGCGACCTCGACCGCTTCCAGGCCCAGGCCCTCACCGGCCTCGCCACGGCCCTGCGCCACTGCGGCGAACTCCCCGAGGCCCGCGAACACCTCACCCGGGCACACGAACTGTTCACAGCGGCCGGCGACACGGCGTCGGCAGCGGAGACGGCGACGACGATCGAGCGCCTCGGGTAG
- a CDS encoding pyridoxamine 5'-phosphate oxidase family protein, with protein MRPTAENARGIVDASRYLVLATADAEGRPWSTPVYFAHVGCREFFWVSSPEAVHSRNIAVRPEVGIAVFDSSVEIGTGQGVYMPAAASEVVEGTAAINALEVFSRRSLEHGGRVWTLDDVRGDSGMRLYRAVAEAHSMLAKDGRPDHRVAVDPG; from the coding sequence ATGAGGCCTACGGCGGAGAACGCACGAGGGATCGTCGACGCGAGCCGGTACCTGGTGCTGGCCACGGCGGACGCGGAGGGGCGGCCCTGGAGTACGCCGGTCTACTTCGCGCATGTGGGGTGCCGGGAGTTCTTCTGGGTGTCCTCGCCGGAGGCGGTTCACTCGCGGAACATCGCGGTGCGGCCCGAGGTGGGGATCGCGGTCTTCGACTCGTCGGTGGAGATCGGCACCGGGCAGGGTGTGTACATGCCCGCCGCCGCGTCCGAGGTAGTGGAGGGGACGGCGGCAATCAACGCGCTGGAGGTCTTCTCCCGGCGGTCGCTGGAGCACGGCGGGCGGGTCTGGACCCTCGACGACGTGCGCGGCGACTCCGGGATGCGGCTCTACCGGGCGGTGGCCGAGGCGCACTCGATGCTGGCGAAGGACGGGCGCCCGGATCACCGGGTGGCGGTGGATCCGGGCTGA
- a CDS encoding ATP-binding protein translates to MNSYIPQWRLSLTAGEHSARHIRRIVRSLLDEWGLTPLCDAAELGVTELVANVVRHVPDRRCVVLVLRLESGVRVEVADGVPELPLPASESDAEAEHGRGLALLDAVVDKWGVGPRSGGGKVVWFECVKNPASTNSAGCPSPSRPCSGDSVPGASPSFR, encoded by the coding sequence GTGAACTCCTACATTCCCCAGTGGCGCCTGTCCCTCACCGCGGGCGAACACTCCGCCCGACACATCCGCCGGATCGTCCGCTCGCTGCTGGACGAGTGGGGGCTGACCCCGCTGTGCGACGCCGCCGAGCTCGGCGTGACGGAGCTGGTCGCCAATGTCGTACGCCATGTGCCGGACCGTCGGTGTGTGGTGCTCGTGCTGCGGCTGGAGTCCGGTGTTCGGGTGGAGGTCGCGGACGGGGTGCCCGAACTCCCGCTGCCGGCGTCCGAGTCGGACGCGGAGGCCGAACACGGCCGCGGCCTCGCGCTGCTGGACGCCGTCGTGGACAAGTGGGGCGTGGGACCGAGATCTGGTGGCGGAAAAGTTGTCTGGTTCGAGTGTGTGAAGAACCCGGCATCCACAAACTCCGCTGGGTGTCCTTCGCCGTCACGCCCCTGCTCCGGCGACTCGGTGCCCGGCGCGAGTCCGTCTTTCCGCTGA